A stretch of Fundicoccus culcitae DNA encodes these proteins:
- the coaBC gene encoding bifunctional phosphopantothenoylcysteine decarboxylase/phosphopantothenate--cysteine ligase CoaBC: MLRDKHIGIFITGGIASYKIPELARQLIKKGAMVRVVMSKAATEFITPLTMQILTKQAVLVDVFDEKNPASVQHVEMADWVDMAVVVPATANIIAKMANGIADEIVSTTLLAVNKPRLIVPAMNTKMYDNPATQNNLETLAGYGDYIMEPETGFLAEGYEGKGRLPELGSIVQMIEFLMAKHSYPQLLANKKVVISAGATKERIDPVRYITNDSSGKMGYAMATAATWLGADVTLVSSTQRLTAPINTHVIPFENALELQTAMETEAKQADYVMMVAAVSDYRVAHPQEQKIKKQHHQSNQLTLELIENPDILKGLAAQKNQQIMIGFAAETENLIEHAQAKLQRKKVDWIIANQVGKNHQTGFNTDDNQVTLLSANGERFPLPLMSKLETALAAWQIIAQTPLNK, from the coding sequence ATGTTACGCGATAAACATATAGGGATATTTATTACAGGGGGGATTGCTAGTTATAAAATTCCTGAACTGGCTCGGCAACTGATTAAAAAAGGTGCGATGGTTAGAGTTGTGATGTCGAAGGCGGCAACTGAATTCATCACGCCGTTGACGATGCAGATTTTAACGAAACAGGCGGTCTTAGTTGATGTGTTTGATGAAAAAAATCCTGCGTCAGTGCAACACGTTGAAATGGCGGATTGGGTGGATATGGCGGTGGTGGTGCCGGCTACTGCTAATATTATCGCCAAGATGGCCAATGGGATTGCTGACGAAATTGTTTCGACGACTTTACTTGCCGTAAACAAACCGCGCCTTATTGTGCCGGCGATGAATACCAAAATGTATGATAATCCCGCGACGCAAAATAATTTAGAAACGCTGGCAGGATACGGGGATTATATTATGGAACCCGAGACGGGGTTTTTGGCTGAAGGATATGAAGGAAAAGGGCGTTTGCCTGAATTAGGCTCGATTGTTCAAATGATTGAGTTTCTGATGGCTAAGCATAGCTACCCACAACTTCTAGCGAACAAAAAAGTGGTGATTAGTGCGGGGGCAACTAAGGAACGGATTGATCCGGTGCGTTATATCACTAACGACTCTTCTGGTAAAATGGGTTATGCGATGGCAACGGCGGCTACCTGGCTGGGCGCTGACGTCACACTCGTTTCCAGTACCCAGCGCTTAACCGCACCGATTAACACACACGTCATCCCGTTTGAAAATGCCCTTGAATTGCAAACGGCGATGGAAACAGAGGCTAAGCAAGCCGATTATGTGATGATGGTAGCTGCCGTGAGCGATTATCGAGTGGCGCATCCTCAGGAGCAAAAAATTAAGAAACAACATCATCAAAGCAATCAATTAACGCTTGAGCTTATCGAAAATCCAGATATTTTGAAAGGCTTAGCTGCCCAGAAAAACCAGCAGATTATGATTGGCTTTGCTGCAGAAACGGAAAATCTCATTGAGCACGCCCAAGCCAAACTCCAGCGCAAAAAAGTTGATTGGATTATCGCTAACCAAGTGGGCAAAAACCACCAAACCGGCTTTAATACTGACGATAACCAAGTTACACTGCTGTCTGCCAACGGCGAGCGTTTTCCTCTACCCCTCATGTCGAAGTTAGAAACCGCGCTTGCAGCGTGGCAAATTATTGCACAAACCCCTTTAAATAAATAA
- a CDS encoding QueT transporter family protein yields the protein MNHQTTSSSRTTGLVKAALVAALYVVLTVMVAPIAYGALQMRVSEILNYLGLYNRRYIYAVTLGVFIANIFSSAGAVDMVIGTASTFVFLWLGRWAGDKFVALNKGRLKRDPMIYKYVIMLISFVLQMLPIAYMLVYILQFEEAFWVTYLYLALSEAIIMAVGAFIMYPISKRINFYE from the coding sequence ATGAATCATCAAACAACTTCGTCCAGCCGTACAACTGGATTGGTTAAAGCTGCCTTAGTGGCCGCCTTGTACGTGGTCTTAACCGTTATGGTTGCACCAATCGCCTATGGCGCATTACAAATGCGGGTGTCAGAAATACTGAATTACTTGGGTTTATACAACCGCCGCTATATTTACGCAGTCACATTAGGCGTTTTTATCGCCAACATCTTTTCAAGTGCTGGTGCCGTTGATATGGTCATTGGAACGGCCTCCACCTTTGTCTTTTTATGGCTTGGCCGCTGGGCTGGCGATAAATTTGTCGCGCTGAACAAAGGCCGCCTAAAACGCGATCCTATGATTTACAAATATGTGATTATGTTGATTAGTTTCGTCCTTCAAATGCTACCCATCGCCTACATGCTGGTTTACATCCTGCAATTTGAAGAAGCCTTCTGGGTGACCTACCTCTACCTGGCCCTTAGCGAAGCCATTATTATGGCGGTCGGCGCCTTTATCATGTACCCCATTTCCAAACGAATCAACTTCTACGAATAA
- the tnpC gene encoding IS66 family transposase, producing the protein MTKEELEILEKNKIIEEQALEIKHLQQDLKVANDKTDALALQLEEMTQKMLHFQKLLFGRKKETHVPNGQAAADTGEATNGSSGDTSSNESDDEKKTKVKGYTRRKKSVGRKTEILDQYPQKDINYYLSEEEQVCRDCHHSLSYVGLASITRELKFIPATLECINHRQHSYKCDHCSSQKDTDQFVKSKLPAQPFKNSFGSASMIAETVYQKYELKVPAHRQEQHWRKLGFPLSRTSICRWHIDASKYYLGFIFQAFHAELQKQDIVHADETTYRVLESKKSRTYYWVLHSSKHVENKVICFSHHDGRSGNLFKDVIGNFHGTIHCDMYVVYRNASDSSDDLELAACWAHLRRKFHEANVVIKGQGETPVSEIMEMINKIFEKEREWASLSIVDRLKKRQRILKKLFNELFTFIDQCAANGNPIGKFSEALVYAQNHRTRFYTVLNDGRLELSNNAAERAIRTVVMGRKNYPFAATFDGAQAGAVLLSLIETAKLHRVDGKQYIEYLLTHLPNIIDITNADLSRYLPWTDEIQEACGLKKVIGDAGYNKAA; encoded by the coding sequence ATGACAAAAGAAGAATTAGAAATCTTAGAAAAAAATAAAATTATTGAAGAACAAGCCTTGGAAATTAAACATCTCCAACAAGACTTAAAAGTAGCCAATGATAAGACCGATGCGTTAGCCCTTCAATTAGAAGAAATGACACAAAAAATGTTACACTTCCAAAAATTATTGTTTGGCCGTAAGAAAGAAACACATGTTCCTAATGGACAGGCCGCTGCTGACACGGGTGAGGCAACGAACGGATCATCAGGTGACACGAGTTCTAACGAGTCAGATGATGAAAAAAAAACAAAAGTAAAAGGCTACACCCGCCGAAAAAAATCCGTCGGAAGAAAAACTGAGATTCTAGATCAATATCCTCAAAAGGATATCAATTATTATTTATCTGAAGAGGAACAGGTGTGTCGTGATTGTCATCATTCTCTATCGTACGTCGGGTTAGCGAGTATCACGCGTGAACTCAAATTTATCCCAGCTACTTTAGAATGTATTAATCATCGTCAACACAGCTATAAATGCGACCACTGCTCGTCTCAAAAAGATACCGATCAATTTGTTAAATCGAAATTACCCGCGCAACCCTTTAAGAATAGTTTTGGTTCTGCTTCGATGATTGCCGAAACTGTTTATCAAAAATATGAACTTAAGGTACCCGCTCACCGCCAAGAACAACACTGGCGTAAATTAGGGTTCCCTTTATCCCGCACATCTATTTGTCGGTGGCATATTGATGCCAGCAAATATTATTTAGGGTTTATTTTCCAAGCCTTTCATGCGGAACTTCAAAAACAAGATATTGTTCATGCGGATGAAACTACTTATCGTGTCCTTGAAAGCAAGAAGAGCCGAACGTATTACTGGGTGCTTCACAGTTCAAAACACGTGGAAAATAAAGTCATTTGTTTTTCACATCACGATGGGCGTAGTGGCAACTTGTTTAAAGATGTCATTGGCAATTTCCACGGGACCATCCACTGTGATATGTATGTGGTCTATCGAAATGCGAGTGACTCCTCTGACGACCTCGAACTCGCTGCTTGTTGGGCACATTTACGGCGAAAATTTCACGAAGCCAATGTGGTTATCAAGGGACAAGGGGAGACGCCGGTTAGCGAAATCATGGAAATGATTAATAAAATCTTTGAAAAAGAGCGTGAATGGGCGTCATTATCGATTGTGGATCGACTTAAAAAGAGACAGAGGATTCTCAAAAAATTATTTAATGAGCTATTCACTTTTATCGACCAATGTGCCGCTAATGGTAATCCCATTGGTAAATTTAGTGAAGCGCTTGTCTATGCCCAAAATCATCGGACACGATTCTATACGGTTCTAAACGATGGACGTCTAGAGTTAAGTAATAACGCTGCTGAACGCGCCATACGAACTGTGGTCATGGGGAGAAAGAACTATCCATTTGCGGCGACTTTTGATGGTGCCCAAGCGGGGGCTGTTCTTCTCTCACTGATTGAAACGGCTAAGCTGCATCGCGTGGATGGGAAGCAATATATTGAATACTTACTTACCCATCTACCGAACATCATCGATATAACAAACGCAGATTTAAGCCGCTATCTGCCTTGGACCGATGAGATCCAAGAAGCGTGTGGGCTTAAAAAGGTAATTGGTGATGCTGGTTATAACAAAGCAGCCTGA
- a CDS encoding PTS sugar transporter subunit IIC, translating to MGQKQTETVQSFLMKVMNGLGTGTVIVVLPTGLFGQLFQALQQQYPIMQQFYTATQMVSSLMGMVSGVIIGLLFGFSSLEAVSVGLAVIFAGGAVQLRDGVIAMQGMGDIIVMAITASIAVVLVKLVSHRLKAYQLLLLPSIILFVAGGIGALMYPTVSQLTTAIGSAIQYMLNLQPFVMAMLIAAAFALLIISPITSAGVALTIGITGLGAGIAAVGISAAGIGLALAGRRVNPIGTSIALIIGSPKLALANFLRKPLMFLPMLLSAAVSGLVGLYLNVQGNSMSAGFGLSGLLGPITHLNLSPTGWSLDQLLVTFIAFFVVPSVSNWVFLYLCRDVWHLVTDEDYRIQPVG from the coding sequence ATGGGTCAAAAGCAAACGGAAACTGTGCAGTCGTTTTTGATGAAGGTGATGAATGGCCTCGGGACGGGGACGGTGATTGTCGTGTTGCCGACGGGGCTGTTTGGTCAACTGTTTCAGGCACTGCAACAGCAATACCCAATAATGCAACAGTTTTATACCGCAACGCAAATGGTCAGTTCGTTGATGGGGATGGTTAGTGGCGTCATCATTGGTTTGTTATTTGGCTTCTCGTCGCTTGAGGCTGTTTCGGTTGGCTTGGCGGTGATTTTTGCGGGTGGGGCGGTTCAACTGCGTGACGGTGTGATTGCTATGCAAGGTATGGGCGATATTATTGTCATGGCGATTACCGCAAGTATTGCCGTTGTGTTGGTGAAGTTAGTTAGTCATCGCCTTAAGGCGTATCAGCTATTGCTATTACCATCTATTATTTTGTTTGTGGCTGGAGGGATTGGAGCGCTGATGTACCCCACTGTGAGTCAACTGACGACCGCGATTGGGTCGGCCATTCAATACATGTTAAATTTACAGCCGTTTGTGATGGCGATGTTGATTGCGGCGGCTTTTGCTCTGTTGATTATTTCACCGATTACTTCTGCGGGCGTGGCACTTACGATTGGGATTACGGGTCTAGGCGCAGGTATTGCGGCCGTTGGGATTAGCGCCGCCGGCATCGGCTTGGCTTTGGCGGGTCGGCGTGTGAATCCAATCGGGACGTCGATTGCGCTCATTATCGGCTCGCCTAAATTGGCGTTGGCAAATTTTCTTAGAAAGCCCTTGATGTTTTTGCCGATGCTACTCAGTGCGGCTGTCAGTGGCTTGGTGGGACTTTATTTAAATGTTCAAGGCAATTCGATGAGTGCTGGTTTTGGCTTGAGTGGTTTGTTAGGCCCCATCACGCATTTGAATCTTTCGCCCACCGGTTGGTCGTTGGATCAGTTGTTAGTGACATTCATCGCGTTTTTTGTTGTGCCTTCTGTGAGTAATTGGGTCTTCCTCTATTTGTGCAGAGATGTCTGGCATTTGGTGACGGATGAAGATTACCGGATTCAACCGGTGGGGTAG
- the tnpB gene encoding IS66 family insertion sequence element accessory protein TnpB, producing MIDFTVPETLYLMPQFSPGNQALQRLLALIQSSAVFVRDKSAAYLFCNSKKKVLRIIYWDGQRFIELIYRIDGGVFQWPTTEPKFMEISLFQIERLLRGDSLNPPLKSSFIFND from the coding sequence ATGATCGATTTTACTGTACCAGAAACACTTTACTTGATGCCTCAATTCTCTCCAGGAAACCAAGCACTTCAACGACTCTTAGCCTTGATTCAATCGAGTGCCGTTTTTGTACGCGATAAGTCAGCTGCTTATCTATTTTGTAATAGTAAGAAAAAGGTCTTACGAATTATCTATTGGGATGGTCAGCGTTTTATTGAGCTGATTTATCGTATAGATGGCGGCGTCTTCCAATGGCCAACGACAGAACCAAAATTTATGGAAATTTCTCTCTTTCAAATCGAACGATTATTACGTGGAGATAGCTTGAATCCACCGCTAAAATCTTCTTTTATTTTCAACGATTAA
- a CDS encoding TetR/AcrR family transcriptional regulator C-terminal domain-containing protein: MSEEHKSTQDLLVDSFKSLLLEKPFEKINIKQITDKAGVIRPTFYNHFRDKNEVFEYILDEELFDPLQQLLEIGMVDAGLSMLFIYFEKNRAFYAKAFETTGQNSFSDVLSEKLQTFFMANMKDYSLREIEDVSILTMENIARYYAYSTALIIELWITNPDTKGKDVNEVVTSYKYLMTHSIFDIIEKK; the protein is encoded by the coding sequence GTACACAAGACTTGTTAGTTGATAGCTTTAAATCCTTACTATTAGAAAAACCATTTGAAAAAATAAATATCAAACAGATAACCGATAAAGCTGGGGTTATTCGACCAACTTTCTATAACCACTTTCGAGATAAAAATGAAGTTTTTGAATATATATTGGACGAAGAATTATTTGATCCATTGCAACAATTATTAGAAATCGGGATGGTTGATGCGGGATTATCAATGTTATTTATTTATTTTGAAAAAAATCGGGCGTTTTATGCCAAGGCATTTGAGACGACCGGTCAAAATTCTTTTTCAGACGTCTTATCTGAAAAATTACAAACATTTTTTATGGCCAATATGAAAGACTACTCTCTGCGTGAGATTGAAGATGTTTCGATTTTAACCATGGAGAATATTGCTCGGTATTATGCATACAGTACAGCTTTGATTATTGAACTTTGGATTACCAACCCTGATACGAAGGGGAAAGATGTGAATGAAGTGGTCACCAGTTATAAATACCTGATGACCCACTCGATTTTTGATATTATTGAAAAGAAGTAA